ACGATTCAGGGTGTCAAAGCTAGGCGGGGCGACGGTACCTTGGGCGAGCCGCTTCCAGGCCAAGCTCCCGTTTTTGACCGTGGATATCGAGTTGCCAGGGGACCTATTGCGACCGTAGAAATCGGCGTGGAAGTCAAGATCATTGCCAAAGCCATGCTGAAGCAGATTGACCGAGTGTGCGGAGACTTGCTGCGCCAAGCCAACGAGTTCGGAAGATCGGGAGGAAGTCCCATAGCCGTGGCAATCGTGGGAATCAACCACGCGGCCAAGTATGTTGGCTTCGAAGGCAGCCGCAGCTTCCCCACCACCGGGAGCTCCGGTTTCCTGCACCCAATGCAGGAGGCACGAAAAGCCGAGGTCCATCTGAGGGAAAAGGTCCAGCCAAACGTGGAACATTTCCTCATGCTCCGATTCAGGGCCACCAATGTTGCTCCCTACACGTTTGAATGGGTGGACGAGGAACAAACCTCCAAGGACTACGGTGCCATGCTGGTGCGTGTCAGCGCAGCTTACGAACGGCGCTTTTAGGGACAGGCAGCGACGGCCGACCGTGCGTGTGTGGGGGCAACCTCACCGAGGGTTCGAATCCCTCCCTCTCCGCCATCCCCTGCGCGCTTGCCCTCCGCTTCTCCTCAAGAAGGCTCTTCCCCAGGGACCACCAATAATCGCCGGCACATGCCGGTGCACCTGTGGACTCCAGCTATGCGAGCGGCCCTGGGGGACGCCCATGCATTTTCCAGTGTGAACCGGCAGGCCAATCGCTGCATGGATCAAGGCTGCGGCGCATCCCGCTAGCGATCCAGCATCATCAAGTATGCTTCTTGCAAACACTGATGGTATAGTTGGACATGGTTTTGCAAGGGTGAAGCCGGGTATCCGATCAAGCAGCATCGAGAGGAGGAGTTGACCATGGGCCGTGTTTTCAGGTTGTGTTTTGTCGTCGTGCTGAGTCTGGTGGTTTTGTCAGTGCCCGTCCTTTCCAGCGCGTCCTTCTTTCCCCCCATCGGCTGTTCCGCTGACGGGTTCTGCAATACGTCCTGCGTTTCCGATCCCGACTGCGGGCCTCCCCAGTGCGTCCACAACGCGCCCTGCAGCGACGATGAGGACTGCCAGCCTCTGGGATTCTGTGCCGTCTACCGCCTGTGCGTGTGCACGGGATGACGGCTCCATCCCCGGTTCTCTCCGGCGATGATGGCCCGCCTTCGAGTTGGTCGAAGGCGGGCTCGAACACCGTGTAAAGGGCATCGGCGCGAGCCGAAGCCGCCTGAGGGCCATCTTGGAAAAGATGCCGAAGAATCGCGGCGAAGCTCGCGCCCGCAATGGCTGGACCCGGCAACCGCTCGATGAGGTTTTGGAGCATCCAGGGCTGGACGGTTGACGGGCGCAGTAGTTTCGCAAATTCACCTCTACTCCCTTTCTATTTCTAGATCGGTAGGGTCCCTGTCAGGCCGCCGGTCGGCGCCGCAATCGAGACCCTGCCTGCCTTCGAGGAGCATCCACCCAAACAATCCAGAGAGACCTATGCTTGATGTCTGCACCTTGCTTTCACTTGCCTTTTAAGCATTTTTGGTATTTACTAGTTTGACGCGTTCAATTCCCAGAACTGACCAACACCTGCCTTTTTGAAAGGAGTACCGTATGAGACACTTTGGACGTATTCTTCTTTGCTTGTGCCTGCTGCTGGGTTTCTCTGCCGTTTCGTTCGGGCAAGAAGAGGATCCGGTCGCCCAACTGGCCGACATCATGGATGAGATCAATCTGGCGCTGGACGGTCAAGGGGCCAACTACCGGGTAGCCATGGCCGAAGCCATCGTATCGACTGATTCCCAGCACCAGGGAATCACCCTGATCGCCTCGAATGTCGGCAATAAGCAATTGTCCTCTGACTTCGTTCCCTTCGACGCCAGAAGAGCCTGGAGCCTGCCTGACCCCGCCGGAGAGGACAGCATCACTTACGCCGTGGACACCACGGGTGACGCGGTACCGGTCTTCGGCGGACTGACCGGAGCTGAAACCGACGCCGCCATCGACCGTGCCATGGGAACCTGGGACGGCGCGAGATGTTCCTTCATGCCCATCATCCGCAACCCGGATTTCGGCATCGACATCGGCGTCATCGCGTTTATCAACGGACTGGGCGGAAGCCCCTTCATCTTGGCCGACGTGCAGCACGCCGGCTGGCGCGACATCAACTTCGGCGGAGGAGTCATCGGAGTCACCTTTACTTTCATCTTCGTTTCAGGCGGAATTCCGACCGACATCGACAACAATGGTCTGACCGACACCGCCTTCCGCGAGATCTATTATGACCCCTCCTTCAACTGGGCCGACGACGGCATCAATAACGTGGACGTCGAGACGGTGGCTCTGCACGAAGCCGGCCACGGCCTCAGCCAAGCCCACTTCGGGAATGTCTTCATCGTCCAGAGCAACGGAAATCTCGTTGCCGCTCCGCGAGCGGTCATGAACGCCGTCTATCTGGGTCCGCTGCGCGATCTGCAGGGCACCGATAAGGGAGGACATTGCAGCATTTGGGGCGAGTGGCCTCAGAACTAATCACAAGCTGCCTGACACCACGCCCCGTAGCCTGGTGCAGTGCGCCGGAAGTTTTGAGCCACCTTGTCGCGTTATCCCACGCTTTCAGCGTTCAGACCTTGGCCGTCTGAAACCCAGGGTGGCGCCGCCGTCTCGCTGCGCTCGCCGCGGCTGACCCTGGGCTGGCGAATCGCTCGCCTTCAGCGAGCCCGGACTTGACTTTCAACACAGTCGCTGCCTGCCCTCCGTAGCCTTTGGCGGAGGAGGGGGCTGGCGAATCCGTCCCTGTCAGGGACAAGAAACGGAGGGCCCCGGCTCAGAACTTATGACCGGCAGCACTAGGCTGCGGGGCGTTGCCCCTCCAATGCGGCGTCGACCTGGCGGATCCACAGCCAGAGAGCGATGATGACCAGTCCGATGATGACAAGGGCCACGAAGAGACCCGTGCGGCGATAGCGCAGTTCCTCAAAGGCCTCTTCTCCAGCCTCTTTGGCCGACTCGGCGATCCCCACCCCCTCATTCACCGTCTCCTCCACCCGAGCCGGAACCAGCGAATGCACCAGGTTGCGGGCCAGAATGACCTTTTCGTTGGCCGAGCGCAGGTCGAAGAGGGCCGCACTGACCTCCATCCCGGCCTGCTCGGCTCGCACCAGGAGAGCGCGGGCCTCCTCGACTTGAGCCGCCAGCGAAGAGATGTCGTCGGCCATGGAATGAGCCGTCTGCATGCCGGCGTCGCCCTCTTCGTGACACTGCAGACATGCCGAATCTTCCCCCGCCAACAGGAACTCGCCCGGCGCTTTGACCAGATGGTTGTCATGGCAGGTGACGCAGGCGCTGAATTCAAACATCTCGAAGATGCTCTGATGTGAACTCTCGGAAAAGAGGTCGCGCTGCACCCCGTGGCAATTGCCGCACACGTTGGCCACCGACTGCACTCCCGGCGGGGTGGCGCCGTGGTTGCCGTGACAGTCGTTGCAGGTGGCCGCCCCCAGATCCTGTCGATCATAGAGCGCCATCCCGTGAACCGACTGCTTGTAGAGGTCCATTTGGTCGATGGGAATCTCGTAAGCCGCCATCTTTTGGGCATCTGAATGACAGCCCGCACAGGTGTCGGCCAGCTTGAGCGGATGCACCGGAGCCAGAGGATTGGAGGCCGAAAGAATGCCGTGCACCCCGTGGCAATTCACGCAGGTGGCCACATTGGCATCGCCTTCGGCCAGGAGCTGCCCGTGGACGCTGGTCCGGTACTCGGCAACCTGGTCGATGCGCAGCGAGGGATCGAAGCGGCGCATGTATTCGGCCGAGGAATGACACGATCCGCACAGATCCGGCACGGCGGCTCTGGCGGGAACCCCCTTGTAGCCCCGCTCAGGGCTCATCGAGACCTCCTTGTCGCGGGCGCTGGGGTCGCCGCCGTGGCAGGCGGCGCAACTTAGGCCGGCTTTGGCGTGAACGCCCCGCTTGAAAGGTTCCACCATGCTTCCGATGGGAGTCTCGGCGAAGACCTCGTGACAATTAACGCAAGTATCCTGCCGGGCAGAGTCCGGTTGGGCCGACAGGGAGTACGATGCCGGGGCCGCCGACAGCGCGGCGCAGGCCAGGAGAAGAGATGCAGTTCGTTTGAGGTTCATCGAAAAGGCCCTCCTACAAGTATCCGACCAACGTCATGACGGCCATGTAGATCACCGCCAACACGCCCAACAGCGTCAACAACCCGGGACGTCCCAGGCGCCGCGCCAAGTAATCCCAGAAGGGCACCACGATCAGCGCCAAGGCAGCCGCGCCAAAGCCCACAACTCCCAGTGTCTCGCCTTCAATGCCCAAGACATTGGACGGGATGATCTTGAGGGTTTCGAACATGAAGATGAAGTACCACTCGGGACGGATGCCCTGGGGCGCCGGCGCGAAGGGATCGGCCTTGCTGCCCAGTTCCCAGGGCAGGAAGGCGCACAGCGTGACCAGCACGGCCAGCAAGATGTACCAGGCCATAATGTCGCGCAGCAGCACGTTGGGGAAAAAAGGCAAGGTCTGGTAGGGCTTGCCGATCATCTTGGGAGGCACGCTCATGCCATGCTTCTGCACCAGCCCCAGGTGAAGCAGCAGCAAAAGGGTGGTCAGAGCCGGCAAGACGGCCACGTGGAAGCCGAAGAAGCGGGTCAAGGT
This is a stretch of genomic DNA from Acidobacteriota bacterium. It encodes these proteins:
- a CDS encoding cytochrome c3 family protein; translation: MNLKRTASLLLACAALSAAPASYSLSAQPDSARQDTCVNCHEVFAETPIGSMVEPFKRGVHAKAGLSCAACHGGDPSARDKEVSMSPERGYKGVPARAAVPDLCGSCHSSAEYMRRFDPSLRIDQVAEYRTSVHGQLLAEGDANVATCVNCHGVHGILSASNPLAPVHPLKLADTCAGCHSDAQKMAAYEIPIDQMDLYKQSVHGMALYDRQDLGAATCNDCHGNHGATPPGVQSVANVCGNCHGVQRDLFSESSHQSIFEMFEFSACVTCHDNHLVKAPGEFLLAGEDSACLQCHEEGDAGMQTAHSMADDISSLAAQVEEARALLVRAEQAGMEVSAALFDLRSANEKVILARNLVHSLVPARVEETVNEGVGIAESAKEAGEEAFEELRYRRTGLFVALVIIGLVIIALWLWIRQVDAALEGQRPAA